One region of Gossypium raimondii isolate GPD5lz chromosome 6, ASM2569854v1, whole genome shotgun sequence genomic DNA includes:
- the LOC105771462 gene encoding berberine bridge enzyme-like 8 — translation MPYKLITPKKNFPINSLNLLTSTQNNSTKFINMAISWPLVVSLLLSISSLATSASNSDSVHEAFVQCLLDNSHPSHPISEAIFTPQSRSYATVLQSYVRNLRFNETYTPKPFLILTALYQSHIQAAIICAKKGNIQMKIRSGGHDYDGLSYVATVPFFVLDMFNLRSIDIDMETETVWVQSGAILGELSYRISELSKTHGFPAGVCPTVGVGGHFTGGGYGNMMRKYGLTVDNIVDAYFIDVNGRIHDRKSMGEDLFWAIRGGGAASFGVVLAYKIKLVRVPEIVTVFRVEKTLEDNATDIVDQWQHVASKLPKELFVRLVIDVVNSSTRTGGSTVRVSFISLFLGDSKTLVSIMNENLPLLGLSQSDCIETSWIRSVLFWTNITIDSPTDVLLNRTPSLSYLKRKSDYVKQPIPKTALEGIWEKMIELQPAQMIFNPYGGRMAEIASTATPFPHRAGNLWKIQYLANWNQGGAETAQRYIELTRKLHRYMTPFVSKNPREAFLNYRDIDLGVNHNDRGSYLEGRVYGIKYFKGNFNRLVHIKTKFDPTNFFRNEQSIPTLPH, via the coding sequence atgCCTTACAAGTTGATTACACCCAAAAAAAACTTCCCTATAAATTCCTTAAATCTTCTCACTTCAACACAAAAcaattcaacaaaattcatcaacatggcaATTTCATGGCCTCTTGTTGTTTCACttcttctttcaatttcatccctTGCAACTTCTGCTTCAAATTCTGATTCAGTCCATGAAGCTTTTGTTCAATGTCTTTTAGACAATTCACATCCATCTCACCCTATTAGTGAAGCCATTTTCACACCTCAGAGCCGGTCATATGCCACAGTCTTACAATCCTACGTTCGAAACCTTCGATTTAATGAGACCTACACACCCAAACCCTTCCTTATCCTCACTGCATTATACCAATCCCATATCCAAGCCGCCATTATTTGTGCCAAAAAGGGCAACATTCAAATGAAAATCCGAAGTGGTGGACATGATTATGATGGTTTATCATATGTTGCCACTGTTCCTTTCTTTGTCCTTGACATGTTCAACCTTCGATCCATTGATATAGATATGGAAACCGAGACTGTTTGGGTTCAAAGTGGAGCAATTCTTGGTGAACTTTCTTATAGAATCTCTGAGTTGAGCAAAACACATGGTTTCCCAGCTGGTGTTTGTCCTACAGTGGGTGTAGGAGGTCATTTTACTGGAGGTGGCTATGGTAATATGATGAGAAAATATGGTTTAACAGTTGATAACATCGTGGATGCTTATTTCATTGATGTTAATGGTAGAATTCATGATAGAAAATCAATGGGGGAAGATCTTTTTTGGGCTATTAGAGGTGGTGGAGCAGCTAGTTTTGGTGTGGTCCTTGCATATAAAATTAAGTTGGTCCGTGTACCTGAAATAGTTACTGTTTTTCGGGTTGAGAAAACATTGGAAGATAATGCCACTGACATTGTTGATCAATGGCAACATGTTGCATCTAAACTCCCTAAAGAACTCTTCGTTAGGCTTGTCATTGACGTCGTAAATAGTAGTACTCGTACCGGTGGAAGTACCGTTAGGGTTTCATTCATTTCCTTGTTCTTAGGAGATTCCAAGACACTTGTTTCAATCATGAACGAGAACTTGCCTTTACTTGGTTTATCTCAATCGGATTGCATCGAAACCAGCTGGATTCGATCGGTTCTTTTTTGGACCAACATCACCATCGATAGCCCAACCGATGTTTTATTGAACCGAACCCCGTCGTTGAGTTATCTCAAAAGGAAATCAGACTACGTAAAACAACCGATCCCGAAGACGGCATTGGAAGGTATTTGGGAAAAAATGATCGAATTACAGCCGGCGCAAATGATATTCAATCCATACGGTGGGAGAATGGCTGAGATTGCGTCCACAGCGACTCCATTTCCACACAGAGCTGGCAATTTATGGAAGATTCAATACTTAGCGAATTGGAACCAAGGTGGGGCTGAAACAGCCCAGCGTTACATAGAGTTGACAAGGAAGCTTCATAGGTACATGACACCCTTTGTGTCCAAGAATCCAAGGGAGGCATTTCTTAATTATAGAGACATTGATTTGGGTGTCAATCACAATGATAGAGGAAGCTATTTGGAAGGGAGGGTTTATGggatcaaatattttaagggtaattttaaTAGGTTGGTCCATATTAAGACTAAGTTTGATCCTACTAATTTCTTTAGAAATGAACAAAGCATTCCTACTCTTCCCCATTAA
- the LOC105772148 gene encoding berberine bridge enzyme-like 7: MNSSSSKLFILSTSFLLSISSITSNSVLDNFLQCLPIHSNTSNPITNSIYVPNNSSFQYLYELRANNLRIISSSTISKPLAILTARHASHVQAAVICAKIHSIQLRIRSGGHDYEGLSYRSDIPFVILDLFNLRSIKINITSETAWVQAGATTGELYYKIAEKSKVHGFPSGVCTTLGIGGHFTGGGYGNMIPKYGLSIDNVIDACLIDVNGTIHNRKSMGEDVFWAIRGGGGTSFGVILSWKIKLVHVPRKVTVFKVQRTLDQGATDIAYSWQHIAPKLPKYLFIRLQPEPITIGNGNKTIRVSFIGQFLGRSRKLMNLMNEEFPELRLQQNDCIEMSWVESTLFWAGFTNGTSIDVLLNRVVENKVFFKTKSDYYKNVIPKQGLVMLWEMLMDIGNIFVQLNPHGGRMDEISETETAVHQRGGYLFKVQYTVYWSESDGGIGAAKRYVEMSRRLYGAMAQYASSDPREAFLNYRDLDIGCNESNDTDFGVAEVYGTKYFNNNFMRLARVKAMVDPENFFKNEQSIPPLPSSH, encoded by the coding sequence atgaacTCTTCAAGTTCTAAATTATTCATTCTTTCAACATCTTTCCTATTATCAATTTCATCCATAACGTCAAATTCAGTTCTTGATAATTTCCTCCAATGTCTTCCAATACATTCCAACACTTCAAATCCAATTACAAATTCTATATACGTTCCCAACAATTCCTCCTTTCAATATTTATACGAATTGCGTGCAAATAACCTTAGAATCATATCATCTTCCACAATATCAAAACCTTTGGCTATTTTAACTGCCCGACATGCCTCCCATGTCCAAGCTGCTGTCATTTGTGCCAAGATCCATAGTATCCAATTAAGAATCCGAAGTGGCGGCCATGATTACGAAGGCTTATCGTACAGATCCGACATCCCGTTTGTCATCCTCGATTTGTTCAATCTTCGGTCGATAAAGATCAATATCACAAGCGAGACGGCGTGGGTTCAAGCCGGGGCGACGACGGGGGAACTTTATTATAAGATAGCTGAGAAAAGTAAAGTCCATGGATTCCCATCGGGAGTTTGTACTACGCTTGGCATCGGTGGACACTTTACCGGAGGTGGATATGGGAATATGATACCAAAATACGGACTTTCAATCGATAATGTAATTGATGCTTGTTTAATCGATGTCAACGGTACGATACATAACCGTAAATCAATGGGAGAAGACGTGTTTTGGGCTATCCGAGGAGGTGGTGGAACTAGCTTTGGTGTTATCCTTTCATGGAAGATCAAATTGGTTCATGTTCCCCGTAAGGTCACTGTTTTCAAAGTGCAAAGGACATTGGACCAAGGTGCTACGGATATTGCATATAGTTGGCAACATATTGCACCTAAGCTGcctaaatatttgtttataaggCTTCAACCTGAACCTATAACAATTGGCAATGGAAACAAAACAATTCGAGTTTCTTTCATTGGCCAATTCCTTGGAAGAAGTAGAAAACTTATGAATCTGATGAACGAGGAATTCCCCGAATTGCGTTTACAACAAAATGATTGTATCGAAATGAGTTGGGTCGAATCGACCCTTTTTTGGGCCGGGTTTACCAATGGGACCTCCATTGATGTATTGCTTAATCGTGTGGTGGAGAATAAAGTGTTCTTCAAGACCAAATCTGATTACTACAAAAATGTGATTCCCAAACAAGGGCTGGTGATGTTATGGGAAATGTTGATGGACATAGGGAACATTTTCGTGCAACTAAACCCTCACGGTGGACGAATGGACGAGATTTCAGAGACTGAAACGGCGGTTCATCAGAGAGGTGGGTACCTTTTTAAGGTCCAATATACAGTTTACTGGTCGGAGTCCGATGGAGGGATCGGTGCAGCCAAGCGGTACGTTGAAATGTCGAGGAGATTGTACGGTGCAATGGCTCAATATGCGAGTAGTGACCCTAGGGAGGCGTTTCTTAACTATAGAGATCTTGATATTGGTTGCAATGAAAGCAATGATACGGATTTTGGTGTTGCGGAGGTTTATGGGACTAagtattttaacaataatttcatGAGATTGGCTCGTGTGAAAGCCATGGTAGACCCTGagaatttcttcaaaaatgaaCAAAGCATTCCACCGTTGCCATCATCTCATTGA